In Oligoflexia bacterium, the genomic window CTCACTATCAGAAATTTCTTGAGTTTTGATGTCATTATCATTGGCGGACCCTAAGGTGAATTCTTCTTTATTAAGTGGGATCTCTTGGCCTAAACGGTTTTCATCCAAGCAAACTAGACGGGCGGTATCCTTTTGGTTTTCAACAATAATAGCGGTTTTTTGTTCTGCATCTTCATGTTCAAGTTCTTCAACATCAGATCCAGACTCTTCACTTATTGCATCTTGTAATACGGTTTTTTCATCATGACCATCAGAGAACTCCGAAAGTTCACTTTTTGGAGCATTTTCTAAACGATTGAGTTTTTGTTTTTTAATGTGCTTTTCAAGTTCTTTTTCTTGGGTTGGCGCTTCATGATCAACAGTGTTAAAAATAACTTCAGTTTTTGCTTGTGAAGGTTCTTCAATTCCTTGTTGAGTATCTGCGGAGTTAACGGCGATGGCTTGCAAAAAAGCATCGCTGGTTTGAGTGTTGTCTGAAGGCAAGGAACTAGAAGCTTTGTCTGAAGGCGTTTTCTTCATTATATCGGAAGCCAGCATAAGTTGAAATGAACCAATAAAAAAATGTTCTCCACTTTGTATTGCAGAACGGTCAATTTTTTTCCCTTTAAGACGAGTTCCGTTATCACTATCCAAGTCATTGAGGATCCACTCATTATCAATAAATTCAATGCTTGCATGTTTTCTTGAGATGTGAGGATCAGGTAAAATTAAATCACAATGTTTTGATCGTCCAATCAGTACTTTTTGGTTTTGTCCAAGATCTTTTTCTTGTACAAGTTGGCTATTTTTTTTAACAATAATCTTCATATTTGGTTGATCAGATATACAATAAGCATCTATGACACATAGCTAAAGCTTGTTCAAACTATTTCCCTGTAAATTTATCTTGTGCTTCCTTAATTTGGCTTTGAATTTTTCGACTTAAATCTTCATCTAGGTTTTTAGCCAGAGATAAAGCTTTTTGCCATTCTGTAATGGCTTTGTCATAGTTTAGCTTTTCGTATTCTCGTAATGCATTTTCTTCATATTGAGCAATTTTATTTTTTAAAGTTTTTTCAACAAAAGCCAATTGATCCATATTGTACTGAGATGGTTCTAATTGAGTCATTTCTTTTAATATTTTATGGGCGGCGGGATAATCTTCTAAACTTAAGGCACTGGTTAAGTCTTGTTTTAAGTTGTTAATATCCAAGTCTTGTGATGCTTCTTCAGGAGAAGAACTTGCTGAAACACTTGGAGTTTCTTGGGAAGGGATTTCAGTAGGGGTGAAGCGATCAGCAGCGTTTTCTACTGACTGAGTTGGGGGTATTTCAGTGGAGATAATGTCTGGCGTGCTGTTAGCAAGCATTTCATTTACAGGAGTATTATTTTGAGGCGGTTTTTCTGGCCAACGTGGATGAAAAAAAACAAGTTGTAACAAGATGGGAACAGTGAAAAAGATGGCAGAAGTCAACAAGCGATTGTTTTTTTGTTTAAGCCAAGAGTTTATTTTTTGCTTAAAAGAAGCTTGCTGTTGAGCAGACTCCAGAAGCGTTAGTTTAAAAAGTGCCTTGGCTTCACCAATTTGAAAAACATCTTGTTCTTTTACGCGTTGAGTGCTGATTTTTTGCTGATTGATATAAGTACCATTTTTACTTTTAAGATCAGTTAGCCAGAG contains:
- a CDS encoding FHA domain-containing protein, translating into MYNDSCWHLIGKSGALKNKKITLIGPEIIIGRTDENDIVIPEHAVSRNHAKLEFKDNSLWLTDLKSKNGTYINQQKISTQRVKEQDVFQIGEAKALFKLTLLESAQQQASFKQKINSWLKQKNNRLLTSAIFFTVPILLQLVFFHPRWPEKPPQNNTPVNEMLANSTPDIISTEIPPTQSVENAADRFTPTEIPSQETPSVSASSSPEEASQDLDINNLKQDLTSALSLEDYPAAHKILKEMTQLEPSQYNMDQLAFVEKTLKNKIAQYEENALREYEKLNYDKAITEWQKALSLAKNLDEDLSRKIQSQIKEAQDKFTGK